One window from the genome of Rufibacter tibetensis encodes:
- a CDS encoding response regulator has translation MKRLNLILLVDDDETTNFLNKRLLTRMQIAERIEVATNGEEALRFLTESIANEHPLPDLMFLDIKMPVMDGFEFLDKYHQLPETAQKCILVMMLTSSASFYDLEKLKKYNAVEQHISKPLEEAHVREILAEHFS, from the coding sequence ATGAAAAGGTTAAACCTGATATTGTTGGTAGACGATGACGAGACCACAAATTTCTTAAACAAACGTCTACTCACCCGCATGCAGATTGCCGAGCGCATAGAAGTGGCCACCAATGGAGAAGAAGCCCTCAGGTTTCTGACGGAATCCATTGCCAATGAGCACCCCCTCCCTGACCTGATGTTCCTGGATATCAAGATGCCGGTTATGGATGGCTTTGAGTTCTTGGACAAGTATCACCAACTGCCAGAAACTGCCCAAAAATGCATTCTGGTCATGATGCTCACCTCTTCGGCCAGCTTCTATGATTTGGAGAAACTGAAAAAATATAACGCAGTGGAGCAGCACATCTCTAAGCCCTTGGAAGAAGCGCATGTCCGCGAAATTCTGGCAGAACACTTCTCCTGA
- a CDS encoding ferritin, with product MKDLLRLRTSLSEEIETLLNEQIKVEAHSSATYLAMSSWCNRQGFDYSADYFMKQSHEEREHMLKLFNFVSDLGGHAVSPEVVGIPQEFDSFRDVFEKALQQEIFVTQQFNRLADQCMKSKDFMTFQFLQWFLKEQVEEEYVARRALELFDVIGEEGTGRWEIDKNIRKINYDNDGE from the coding sequence ATGAAAGATTTATTGAGACTGCGGACCTCTCTTTCAGAAGAAATAGAGACGCTCTTAAACGAACAGATAAAAGTTGAAGCGCATTCATCGGCTACCTATTTGGCCATGTCTTCCTGGTGCAACCGTCAGGGCTTTGACTACAGCGCAGATTACTTCATGAAGCAATCGCATGAGGAGCGGGAGCACATGCTCAAGCTTTTCAATTTTGTAAGTGATTTAGGCGGACATGCCGTGTCACCAGAGGTGGTAGGCATTCCGCAGGAGTTTGACTCTTTCAGAGATGTGTTTGAAAAAGCACTGCAGCAGGAGATTTTTGTGACCCAGCAGTTCAACCGTCTGGCAGACCAGTGCATGAAGTCAAAAGACTTTATGACGTTCCAGTTTCTGCAGTGGTTCCTGAAAGAGCAGGTTGAGGAGGAGTATGTAGCCCGCCGCGCCCTTGAACTGTTTGACGTGATTGGCGAAGAAGGAACCGGCCGTTGGGAAATTGACAAAAACATCCGTAAAATCAATTATGACAACGACGGGGAATAA
- the mfd gene encoding transcription-repair coupling factor, which translates to MKATQFLELYRQDPVVQTVAQHLQTPEPQHIHLKGLVGSLDAVVASALQTMHPNTHLFILHDREEAAYFYSDLSNLLEDGQEVLLFPSSYKRAYQFDHTENANILLRAEVLNRLNDRAGAGALIVTYPEALTEKVINKKSLVANTLGAKVGEKLDVNFLTEMLASYDFERTDFVYEAGQFAVRGGIVDVFSYANELPFRLEMFGDEIESIRTFDPNTQLSVEQKKQISIIPNVQTKLLQETRESFLDFIPENSKVWVKDYRQTVEVVTESYEKAEQAFQEMLEASAGVQVVSNPEALFESGKAFKKALERFTLVEFGKRFNFKSAQVVQFQAHPQPSFNKDFQRLVSNLHENQSKDYVNVIAAESPRQADRLTTIFDELDHDVRFHHLMLALREGFVDDLVKLVCYTDHQLFERFYKHKTREGFSKSKALTLKELRTLKPGDYVTHMDYGIGRFAGLEKVEVGGRLQEAIRLIYRDDDLLYVSIHSLHKISKYTGKEGTPPTMSKLGSPEWENKKKRVKSKVKDIAAELISLYAKRKKAPGYAFSRDGFLQAELESSFIYEDTPDQGKATEDVKNDMELPHPMDRLVCGDVGFGKTEVAIRAAFKAACDGKQVAVLVPTTILAMQHYKTFRDRLEAFPVNVEYINRFKTTKQIKETLARVAEGKTDILIGTHRLASKDVKFKNLGLLIIDEEQKFGVKTKDRLKEIKVNVDTLTLTATPIPRTLHFSLMGARDLSVIATPPPNRQPVQTELHVFEDTLIRDAVAHELKRKGQVFFVHNRIADIEEMANLILRLVPDAKVTYAHGQMDPEELEKRMMRFVEGEYDVLVSTNIIESGLDIPNANTIIINRAHMFGLSDLHQMRGRVGRSNKKAYCYLLTPPVSGLPSDARKRLSTLEEFSDLGEGFKIAMRDLDIRGAGNMLGGEQSGFINDLGFEAYHQILDEAVQELKETEFRDLFFKDVELEQLIEPVRECSVETDLEILIPDSYISNISERLQMYSKLDRVKDLESLEKIVEGMIDRFGPMPPEVEQLVNIVKMRWEACHLGFEKLTLKKDTLKGYIPSLNNEAFFQSETFSRILQYVQQHSRRSRLKEAKDKLIVTVENVSTLEQAKNIFEELQA; encoded by the coding sequence TTGAAAGCAACTCAATTTTTGGAGCTGTACCGGCAGGACCCCGTAGTGCAAACCGTGGCCCAGCACCTGCAGACTCCTGAACCTCAACATATACATTTGAAAGGGCTGGTAGGTAGCTTAGATGCTGTGGTGGCGTCTGCGCTACAGACCATGCACCCTAACACGCACCTGTTCATCTTACATGACCGTGAGGAAGCCGCTTACTTTTACAGCGATCTTTCTAACCTCCTGGAAGACGGACAGGAAGTGCTGCTCTTCCCCAGCTCGTACAAGCGGGCGTACCAGTTTGATCACACGGAGAACGCGAACATTCTGCTGCGGGCCGAGGTGCTGAACCGCCTGAATGACCGTGCAGGCGCTGGTGCCCTGATTGTGACTTACCCTGAGGCGCTTACAGAAAAAGTCATCAATAAAAAATCATTGGTGGCCAATACGCTGGGCGCAAAGGTGGGCGAGAAACTGGACGTGAACTTCCTGACGGAGATGCTGGCCAGCTACGACTTTGAACGCACTGACTTTGTTTATGAAGCCGGCCAGTTTGCCGTACGCGGGGGCATTGTAGACGTGTTCTCGTACGCAAACGAATTACCGTTCCGCCTGGAGATGTTTGGGGATGAAATTGAAAGCATCAGAACGTTTGACCCCAACACCCAGCTTTCAGTAGAGCAGAAAAAGCAGATTTCCATCATCCCTAACGTGCAGACCAAACTGCTGCAGGAAACCCGTGAGTCGTTTCTGGACTTTATTCCGGAAAACAGCAAGGTTTGGGTAAAAGATTACCGCCAGACAGTAGAGGTAGTTACAGAATCTTATGAGAAGGCCGAACAGGCGTTTCAGGAGATGCTGGAAGCCAGCGCCGGCGTTCAGGTTGTTTCTAACCCAGAGGCACTTTTTGAATCAGGCAAGGCTTTTAAGAAAGCCTTGGAAAGATTTACGCTGGTAGAATTTGGCAAGCGCTTCAATTTCAAGAGTGCCCAAGTAGTGCAGTTCCAGGCGCACCCGCAGCCTTCGTTTAACAAAGACTTCCAGCGGTTGGTGAGCAACCTGCATGAAAACCAAAGCAAAGACTACGTAAACGTCATTGCCGCTGAGTCTCCGCGCCAAGCCGACAGGCTAACCACCATTTTTGACGAACTGGACCACGACGTGCGGTTTCACCATCTAATGCTGGCGCTGCGCGAGGGTTTTGTTGATGATTTGGTAAAACTGGTGTGCTACACAGACCACCAGTTGTTTGAGCGATTCTACAAACACAAAACCCGCGAGGGGTTCTCTAAATCCAAAGCCCTTACCTTAAAAGAACTCCGCACGCTTAAGCCCGGCGATTACGTAACCCACATGGACTACGGCATCGGGCGGTTTGCGGGGTTGGAGAAAGTAGAAGTAGGGGGCCGTTTGCAGGAAGCGATCCGGCTTATTTACCGTGATGATGATTTGCTTTATGTAAGCATTCACTCGCTCCACAAAATAAGCAAGTACACCGGCAAAGAAGGCACGCCGCCTACCATGAGCAAACTTGGCTCACCTGAGTGGGAAAACAAGAAGAAGCGCGTAAAGAGCAAGGTTAAAGACATTGCCGCCGAGCTCATTTCGCTTTACGCCAAACGCAAAAAAGCGCCCGGTTATGCCTTCTCCCGTGACGGTTTCCTACAGGCAGAGCTGGAATCTTCATTCATTTACGAAGACACCCCAGACCAGGGCAAGGCTACCGAAGATGTAAAAAATGACATGGAGCTGCCCCACCCTATGGACCGGCTGGTCTGCGGAGACGTGGGCTTCGGCAAAACAGAGGTAGCCATCAGGGCGGCGTTCAAAGCCGCCTGTGACGGAAAGCAGGTGGCGGTTTTGGTGCCTACTACCATCCTGGCCATGCAGCACTATAAGACGTTCAGAGACCGCCTGGAAGCATTCCCGGTTAATGTGGAGTACATCAACCGGTTCAAGACGACCAAGCAGATAAAAGAAACCTTGGCGCGGGTGGCAGAGGGCAAAACCGATATTCTTATTGGTACCCACCGCCTCGCCAGCAAAGACGTGAAGTTCAAAAACCTGGGGCTCCTGATTATTGACGAGGAACAGAAATTTGGGGTTAAAACGAAAGACAGGCTGAAAGAGATCAAGGTGAACGTAGACACGCTCACCCTCACCGCCACGCCTATTCCGCGCACGCTGCACTTCTCCTTGATGGGTGCCCGTGACTTATCAGTGATTGCCACGCCGCCGCCTAACCGCCAGCCGGTGCAAACTGAACTGCACGTGTTTGAGGACACCTTGATCAGAGATGCCGTGGCCCATGAGCTCAAGCGCAAAGGCCAGGTATTCTTTGTGCACAACCGCATTGCAGACATTGAAGAAATGGCTAACCTCATCTTACGCCTGGTACCAGACGCCAAAGTTACCTACGCCCACGGGCAGATGGACCCTGAGGAGTTGGAGAAACGCATGATGCGCTTTGTGGAAGGCGAGTATGACGTATTGGTGAGTACCAACATTATTGAAAGCGGCCTGGACATCCCTAACGCCAACACCATCATCATCAACCGGGCGCATATGTTTGGGTTGAGTGATCTTCACCAGATGCGCGGGCGTGTGGGCCGTTCCAATAAGAAAGCGTACTGCTACCTGTTAACGCCTCCGGTTTCCGGCTTGCCTTCAGATGCCCGTAAACGCTTGAGTACTTTAGAGGAGTTCTCTGACTTGGGTGAAGGCTTCAAGATTGCCATGCGTGACCTGGACATCCGCGGGGCGGGTAACATGCTGGGTGGCGAGCAGAGCGGGTTCATCAATGACCTGGGCTTTGAGGCGTACCACCAGATTCTGGACGAAGCCGTGCAGGAACTAAAGGAAACCGAGTTCCGCGACCTGTTCTTCAAAGACGTAGAACTGGAGCAATTAATAGAACCTGTGCGCGAATGCTCTGTGGAAACCGACCTGGAGATTCTGATTCCGGATTCATACATCAGCAACATCTCTGAGCGTTTACAGATGTACAGCAAGCTGGACCGCGTGAAAGACCTGGAGAGTCTGGAGAAAATAGTAGAGGGCATGATAGACCGTTTCGGGCCCATGCCTCCTGAGGTAGAGCAGCTGGTGAACATTGTAAAAATGCGCTGGGAAGCCTGCCATCTGGGCTTTGAGAAGCTTACGCTGAAGAAAGACACCTTGAAAGGCTACATCCCTAGCCTGAACAATGAGGCCTTTTTCCAGTCTGAAACTTTCAGCCGTATTTTACAGTACGTGCAGCAGCATTCACGCCGCTCAAGGTTAAAGGAAGCCAAAGACAAGCTTATTGTGACCGTAGAAAATGTCTCTACGCTGGAGCAGGCCAAAAATATATTTGAAGAACTACAGGCATAA
- a CDS encoding PAS domain-containing protein has product MMSSTTSVSSLNLTPILQALPGLYLILSPDLIIMEATDAYLASTFKDRSIIGKYVFDIFPDNPDVPEAAGVLNLRQSLEHAISHKVPHKMNLQRYDVTRPQELGGGFEEKYWQPYNKPVLNAQGEVLYLLHHVVDVTQQQKAKKENERHAHQAQQNLERFELIAKATNDVIWDWDLADNTIWWNEGFQVTFGYKAEEIEHDINSWYGRIHPDDAERVVDGIHQVIDGAGTSWKDEYRFRKADGTYADILDRGTIARDSDGNPVRMIGAMLDITEKNRHAAELRASEQHVRALLEGIPEIAWVAQADGYIHYYNKAWYAYTGYTSPDQGWDKVVHPEDLDSTISLWTHALSTGQEYVNEARLKRASDGKYHWFTIRATPLKNQDGTITAWVGVDTNIQEQKEIQQRLRERDDYVQRMLSQSPVQFAVLKGADWVVDFATPQFKQLVGGRDTVGKPFRQALPELETQGFFDIIEKVYSTGELHVGTETPAYLDRKGAGELELGYFNFMYQPLLDEHGTVEGIIILIVEVTEQVRVQKEAAQLAQDLKISHERTLKVLDALPHMTFTARPDGYVDYYSQQWYDYLCTSQEELNKLGWEYFIHPDDLQVTQNKWNHSLATGETYVIENRWRTKQSEVYRWFLVRAIAVRNEEGNIYMWVGSHTDIQDQKQMLLDLQESTQNFQFLADSMPQLVWTTDANGSHEYFNKKWVEFTGYDVEASKGTEMWSNLLHPQDRQKAIETWQHCLRTGEPYEIEYRFQRASDGEWRWFLGRALPLRDQEGTIVKWFGTCTDIEDQKQDEERQEQANRELRSINEDLDSFVYTASHDLKLPIINMAGIFQELTKSATFHDPDAQLLIQMFNRSLKQINATISDLAEIVKVQKEIDAHQEEIDLTDLVDEVKLSIQDLIQSSGARIMADFTQAPSLVYSRVNLKSIFYNLISNAVKYRSPDRAPEVRLHTYQQQDYTVLTIQDNGLGMNLELHGPKIFQMFKRFHNHVEGSGLGLYILNRIVQKNGGRIELESQVDQGTTFTIYFKNNA; this is encoded by the coding sequence ATGATGTCTTCAACCACGTCAGTCTCCTCCCTTAATTTAACTCCTATTCTACAGGCATTGCCAGGCCTGTACCTTATCTTGTCCCCGGATCTGATTATCATGGAAGCCACTGATGCCTACCTGGCCTCTACCTTCAAAGACCGGTCTATCATAGGAAAATATGTGTTTGACATTTTCCCTGACAACCCAGATGTACCGGAAGCGGCAGGAGTCCTGAACCTGAGGCAATCACTGGAACACGCAATAAGTCATAAAGTGCCGCACAAGATGAATCTTCAGCGGTATGACGTTACGCGGCCTCAGGAACTGGGGGGCGGGTTTGAAGAGAAGTATTGGCAGCCTTACAACAAACCGGTTTTAAACGCCCAGGGCGAAGTGCTCTACCTCCTCCACCACGTGGTAGACGTTACCCAACAGCAAAAAGCCAAAAAGGAAAATGAAAGACATGCCCACCAGGCTCAGCAAAACCTGGAGCGGTTTGAGCTGATTGCCAAAGCTACCAATGATGTCATCTGGGACTGGGACCTGGCAGATAACACCATCTGGTGGAACGAAGGCTTCCAGGTCACCTTCGGCTACAAAGCAGAAGAGATTGAACACGATATCAACTCTTGGTACGGCCGCATTCACCCCGATGACGCGGAACGGGTAGTGGATGGCATTCACCAGGTCATTGACGGCGCTGGCACTTCCTGGAAAGATGAATACCGGTTTAGAAAAGCAGACGGCACCTACGCCGATATCCTGGACCGCGGCACCATTGCCCGGGATTCAGACGGGAATCCGGTGCGCATGATTGGGGCCATGCTGGACATCACAGAGAAAAACCGCCATGCCGCAGAACTCAGAGCCAGTGAACAGCACGTGCGTGCCTTGCTGGAAGGAATTCCGGAGATAGCCTGGGTAGCCCAAGCCGATGGCTACATCCATTACTACAACAAGGCTTGGTACGCCTACACGGGTTACACCAGCCCAGATCAGGGCTGGGACAAGGTTGTCCATCCGGAAGATCTGGACTCAACTATTTCTCTTTGGACGCACGCTTTAAGCACAGGCCAGGAATACGTGAATGAAGCCAGATTAAAACGTGCCTCTGACGGAAAGTACCACTGGTTTACCATACGCGCTACGCCGTTGAAGAACCAGGACGGCACCATCACTGCTTGGGTAGGAGTAGACACCAACATTCAGGAACAGAAAGAAATCCAGCAAAGACTAAGAGAGCGTGATGACTACGTGCAGCGTATGCTCTCTCAATCGCCGGTTCAGTTTGCCGTTCTGAAAGGTGCTGACTGGGTGGTTGATTTTGCCACCCCGCAGTTCAAACAATTAGTAGGCGGCCGTGACACCGTAGGCAAACCTTTCCGTCAAGCCTTGCCTGAGTTAGAAACGCAGGGCTTTTTTGATATCATTGAGAAAGTGTACTCCACCGGAGAACTGCACGTGGGTACTGAAACCCCCGCCTACTTAGACCGGAAAGGAGCCGGCGAACTGGAGCTGGGGTATTTCAACTTCATGTACCAGCCTCTGCTGGATGAGCATGGGACGGTAGAAGGCATCATTATTCTAATAGTGGAGGTAACCGAGCAGGTACGGGTGCAGAAAGAGGCCGCTCAACTGGCGCAGGATCTGAAGATCTCGCATGAGCGCACCCTTAAAGTCTTGGATGCCCTGCCTCACATGACCTTTACGGCCAGGCCAGATGGTTACGTAGACTACTACAGCCAGCAATGGTACGATTATCTCTGCACCTCGCAGGAAGAGCTGAACAAGTTGGGATGGGAGTATTTTATCCACCCAGATGACTTACAGGTAACACAAAATAAATGGAACCACTCGCTTGCCACCGGTGAAACCTATGTGATAGAAAACCGCTGGCGAACTAAACAAAGCGAAGTATACCGGTGGTTTCTGGTCCGCGCTATTGCCGTCAGAAACGAGGAAGGGAACATCTACATGTGGGTAGGCTCGCACACAGACATTCAGGACCAGAAACAAATGCTGCTGGACCTGCAGGAAAGCACCCAAAACTTCCAGTTTCTGGCAGACAGTATGCCGCAGTTGGTTTGGACCACAGACGCCAACGGAAGCCATGAATACTTCAACAAGAAGTGGGTGGAGTTTACCGGGTATGATGTGGAAGCCAGCAAGGGCACCGAAATGTGGAGCAATCTGCTGCACCCCCAAGACAGGCAAAAAGCAATTGAAACATGGCAGCACTGCCTTAGAACAGGAGAACCGTATGAAATTGAATACCGGTTTCAGCGGGCTTCTGACGGGGAATGGCGTTGGTTTCTGGGGCGGGCCCTTCCGCTCCGCGACCAGGAAGGAACCATTGTAAAATGGTTTGGTACCTGCACAGACATTGAAGATCAGAAACAGGACGAAGAGCGTCAGGAGCAAGCGAACCGTGAACTCCGAAGCATCAATGAAGACCTGGACAGCTTCGTTTACACGGCCTCGCATGATTTGAAACTGCCCATCATCAACATGGCGGGTATTTTCCAGGAACTTACCAAAAGCGCGACTTTCCATGACCCAGATGCGCAGCTTCTCATTCAGATGTTCAACAGGTCCCTGAAGCAGATCAACGCCACCATTTCAGATCTGGCCGAGATTGTGAAAGTGCAGAAAGAGATTGACGCGCATCAGGAGGAAATTGATTTAACTGATCTGGTAGACGAGGTGAAGCTCAGCATTCAGGACCTGATTCAGAGTTCTGGAGCCAGAATTATGGCAGATTTCACTCAGGCCCCTTCTCTGGTGTACTCTCGTGTAAACCTGAAAAGTATTTTTTACAACCTCATCAGTAACGCCGTGAAGTACCGTTCTCCGGATCGCGCGCCTGAAGTTCGCCTGCACACGTACCAACAACAGGACTACACCGTATTAACGATACAAGACAATGGTTTAGGCATGAACCTTGAACTGCACGGCCCAAAGATATTCCAGATGTTCAAGCGTTTCCATAACCACGTTGAAGGGTCTGGTTTAGGCCTGTATATTCTCAACCGTATTGTGCAGAAGAATGGGGGCCGCATTGAGCTGGAAAGCCAGGTAGACCAAGGTACTACCTTTACAATTTATTTTAAAAACAACGCTTAA
- a CDS encoding PAS domain-containing protein, which yields MEFFEYFINVPENVVIVSPDFKILAATNKYLKTTMRSREEIIGKVFLKEVYQDPTISFDENPVIKSIRKAIETKRVDYLDVLRYDLERSAQEGGGYEARYWEASHTPVLDEAGNVKFVIQNTNDVTERELAKEARRMSEEKFKFLTDAVPELIHTADPNGACTYVNQRWIDYTGLPLEEFIGHSWQKVIHPEDIHQVLDRQKEDFYSELEFQAELRIRDKEGSYRWHLIRSLPMKDEKGKVIMRVGSANDIHSTKLMVQEVLESNEQMSILSDQVQQAFQKAEDQRQTLERLIMQAPALFAILKGPEHRFELVNPKYQQLIPGRDLVGNTVAEALPEIVEQGFVDLLDNVYKTGVPFIAEEICVELDWQNTGHVEKAYFTTTYQPLIENGQVAGIIAFGYEVSDKVKLREELQSLKKDTSVQ from the coding sequence ATGGAATTTTTTGAATACTTCATTAATGTCCCTGAAAACGTAGTCATTGTCTCGCCTGATTTCAAGATTCTGGCCGCCACAAATAAGTATCTGAAGACCACCATGCGTAGCCGGGAGGAAATTATAGGAAAGGTTTTTCTCAAGGAAGTATACCAGGACCCTACTATCTCCTTTGACGAGAACCCGGTCATCAAATCCATCAGAAAAGCAATAGAGACCAAGCGGGTAGACTACCTGGATGTGCTGCGGTATGACCTGGAGCGTTCTGCCCAGGAGGGCGGCGGTTATGAAGCCCGGTACTGGGAAGCATCACACACCCCAGTGCTGGATGAAGCCGGAAACGTGAAGTTCGTGATTCAGAACACCAATGACGTCACCGAACGGGAACTAGCCAAAGAGGCCCGCAGAATGAGTGAGGAGAAATTCAAGTTCCTGACAGATGCTGTTCCGGAGCTGATTCATACCGCTGATCCTAACGGTGCCTGCACCTACGTCAACCAGCGCTGGATTGATTATACCGGTTTGCCCTTAGAGGAATTTATAGGGCACAGTTGGCAAAAGGTGATACACCCGGAAGACATTCATCAGGTTTTAGACCGGCAAAAAGAAGACTTCTATTCTGAACTGGAGTTTCAGGCAGAGCTGCGTATCAGGGACAAAGAAGGAAGTTACCGTTGGCACCTGATCAGAAGCCTGCCCATGAAAGATGAGAAGGGGAAGGTGATCATGCGCGTGGGAAGTGCCAATGATATTCACAGCACCAAGTTAATGGTACAGGAAGTGTTAGAGTCTAATGAGCAAATGTCTATTCTTTCTGACCAAGTGCAGCAGGCCTTCCAGAAAGCAGAAGACCAGCGCCAGACATTGGAAAGGCTCATCATGCAAGCGCCGGCCCTCTTTGCCATTCTGAAAGGTCCCGAGCACAGATTTGAGTTGGTGAACCCCAAGTACCAGCAACTAATACCCGGCCGTGATTTAGTAGGGAATACAGTGGCCGAAGCTTTGCCGGAGATAGTGGAACAAGGGTTTGTTGACCTTTTAGACAATGTCTATAAGACAGGCGTCCCTTTTATTGCGGAAGAGATTTGCGTGGAACTAGATTGGCAAAATACTGGTCATGTGGAGAAAGCCTACTTCACTACTACCTACCAGCCTCTTATTGAGAACGGACAGGTAGCCGGCATTATCGCTTTCGGGTACGAGGTTTCTGATAAAGTGAAGTTGAGAGAGGAGCTACAGTCCCTCAAAAAAGATACTTCTGTTCAGTGA
- the msrA gene encoding peptide-methionine (S)-S-oxide reductase MsrA, which translates to MRLLLFAFILLFGFTSCAQSRKEKAATTPSASATQQNQKVPDSLAVATFAGGCFWCTEEAAEKLRGVYDVVSGYTGGSTKNPTYEQVSSGLTGHAEAVQITYDPKTVTYETLLEAFFAAHDPTTLNRQGPDEGTQYRSAIFYRTPEEKAMIDAYIKKLNTARAFQAPIVTEVAALKEFYPAEEEHQDFYRNNPNNPYMRAVSTPKVEKFKKKMEGKLKTDNE; encoded by the coding sequence ATGAGACTTCTTCTTTTTGCCTTTATACTACTGTTTGGTTTCACTTCGTGCGCTCAAAGCCGCAAAGAGAAAGCCGCGACTACGCCTTCAGCTTCGGCTACTCAGCAAAACCAAAAAGTACCTGACAGCCTGGCCGTCGCTACCTTTGCCGGAGGCTGCTTTTGGTGCACCGAAGAGGCTGCTGAGAAACTGAGAGGCGTGTATGACGTGGTTTCAGGCTATACCGGCGGCTCTACCAAGAACCCCACGTATGAGCAGGTAAGCTCTGGCTTAACCGGCCACGCAGAAGCCGTTCAGATCACGTATGATCCCAAAACTGTTACCTATGAGACCTTGCTGGAGGCGTTCTTCGCAGCCCATGACCCTACCACACTTAACCGCCAGGGACCAGATGAAGGAACCCAGTACCGCTCGGCCATTTTCTACCGCACTCCTGAGGAGAAGGCCATGATTGATGCCTACATCAAGAAGCTGAACACTGCCCGGGCTTTCCAGGCGCCAATTGTAACGGAAGTAGCGGCCTTGAAGGAATTCTACCCTGCTGAGGAAGAACACCAGGACTTTTACCGCAACAACCCTAACAACCCTTACATGCGGGCGGTTTCCACGCCAAAAGTGGAGAAGTTCAAGAAGAAAATGGAGGGTAAGTTGAAAACAGATAATGAGTAA